One window from the genome of Maridesulfovibrio ferrireducens encodes:
- a CDS encoding nitrogen regulation protein NR(II), with protein sequence MAGETKLFLIAIKIASIYAAFGCLWILLSDKFLLLLVQDTDTVNSLQTYKGWFYVLVTALLVYGLIKKLLRSEQQSHKRYQRLLNNIADPIYLADSQGNILDVNNSACEKLGYTREEILGLKLNDIDADANLHEWSDFINTIKDDHSFSLESYHKRKDGSLFPIEISAYIFDEENNRYCLGVARDITIRKKTQDLLIQNEKMSSLGELAAGIAHEINNPLSAIMGASQNIYNRIYDDTGKNIATAEENSISLNDMRNYLNKRGVNRMLNFISVSGLKASKIVHNVLSFSRKTVRKLCICEISELLNETIELISNDYNLNNEFDFRQIKITREFEENIPQVCCLANDIQQVFMNVLKNATEAMAEKIYAKGTAPELILRISSKESKVTLEIEDNGPGMTEEIQNKIFEPFYTSKEVGKGTGLGLSISYFIITDLHHGQMSVTSVPEVGTLFTITLPSKTEERCS encoded by the coding sequence GTGGCGGGTGAAACCAAACTGTTCTTAATAGCTATCAAAATAGCATCCATTTACGCAGCTTTCGGTTGTTTATGGATACTTTTATCCGACAAATTTTTACTGCTTCTTGTACAGGATACAGATACGGTTAACAGTCTTCAAACTTACAAAGGATGGTTTTATGTCCTTGTAACGGCTTTATTAGTTTATGGATTGATAAAAAAACTTCTTCGCTCAGAGCAACAAAGTCACAAACGCTACCAACGATTGCTGAACAACATTGCAGATCCTATCTATCTGGCAGATTCACAAGGAAATATCCTTGATGTTAATAATTCCGCATGTGAAAAACTAGGATATACCCGGGAAGAAATACTTGGCCTTAAACTTAATGACATTGATGCCGATGCCAATCTTCACGAGTGGTCTGATTTTATTAACACAATTAAGGATGATCACTCCTTTTCTCTGGAGAGTTACCACAAGCGTAAAGATGGATCTCTTTTTCCCATCGAAATATCTGCATACATATTTGACGAAGAGAACAATCGCTACTGTTTAGGGGTAGCTCGAGATATAACCATACGAAAAAAAACTCAGGATCTTCTGATTCAAAATGAAAAAATGAGTTCTCTAGGTGAGTTGGCAGCCGGTATCGCTCATGAAATTAATAATCCTCTCTCTGCCATCATGGGAGCATCTCAAAACATTTATAATCGTATATACGATGACACGGGTAAAAACATTGCAACGGCGGAAGAGAACTCAATTTCATTAAATGATATGCGGAACTACCTCAATAAAAGAGGGGTCAATCGCATGTTAAATTTTATTTCAGTTTCTGGTTTAAAAGCTTCAAAAATTGTGCACAACGTGCTCAGCTTCAGCCGGAAAACAGTTAGGAAACTTTGCATTTGTGAAATCAGTGAACTTTTAAATGAAACTATTGAATTAATTTCTAACGACTACAATTTAAATAATGAATTTGACTTTAGACAAATAAAAATTACGCGCGAATTTGAAGAAAATATTCCTCAAGTCTGCTGCCTTGCAAATGATATCCAGCAAGTTTTTATGAATGTGCTGAAAAACGCCACAGAAGCTATGGCTGAAAAAATTTACGCGAAAGGAACAGCACCAGAACTTATACTGCGGATAAGTTCAAAAGAGTCAAAGGTTACTCTTGAAATCGAAGACAATGGCCCGGGGATGACTGAAGAGATCCAAAACAAGATTTTTGAGCCATTCTACACCTCAAAAGAAGTGGGAAAGGGAACCGGATTAGGATTATCTATATCCTATTTTATCATCACAGACTTACATCACGGCCAAATGAGTGTAACCAGTGTCCCGGAAGTGGGAACATTATTTACCATCACACTGCCAAGCAAAACAGAAGAAAGGTGCTCTTAA
- a CDS encoding translation initiation factor Sui1, translated as MAQNKKQSTIVYSTDHGTICPACNRPKTNCSCGQKPIPKNDGIIRIERQTKGRKGKGVSLITGLPLDGNDLKKLAKTLKAKCGTGGTIKDGIIEIQGDHRQALKFELEKLGYKVKLAGG; from the coding sequence ATGGCTCAAAATAAAAAACAATCCACCATTGTATATTCCACCGATCACGGGACCATATGCCCGGCCTGCAATCGCCCGAAAACAAACTGCTCCTGCGGTCAAAAACCCATCCCGAAAAACGATGGAATCATACGTATTGAACGTCAAACCAAGGGGCGTAAAGGTAAAGGAGTCTCGCTTATTACAGGCCTTCCTCTTGACGGGAACGATCTCAAAAAACTGGCCAAGACTCTAAAAGCTAAATGCGGAACCGGCGGAACTATCAAGGACGGAATTATTGAAATTCAGGGAGACCACAGACAAGCTCTGAAATTTGAACTGGAAAAACTCGGTTATAAAGTCAAACTGGCTGGAGGGTGA